Proteins encoded in a region of the Panicum hallii strain FIL2 chromosome 3, PHallii_v3.1, whole genome shotgun sequence genome:
- the LOC112887769 gene encoding potassium channel AKT2 isoform X1 → MKMSSGGFESASTISAGGSAGSGSRSSGWGSGSFNLRNLSKVILPPLGGPSGHSQFHAGTDKWVISPLDSRYRCWETFMVVLVAYSAWVYPFEVAFMNASPKGGLEVADIVVDLFFAVDIVLTFFVAYIDPRTQLLVRDRKKIALRYLSTFFIMDVASTIPFQGLAYLITGEVREGAAYSLLGVLRLWRLRKVKQFFTRLEKDIRFSYFWVRCARLVAVTLFLVHCAGCLYYLIADRYPDRDKTWIGAAIPNFRQASLRIRYISAIYWSITTMTTVGYGDLHAENTVEMLFNIFYMLFNLGLTAYLIGNMTNLVVEGTRRTMEFRNSVRAASSFVGRNRLPPRLKQQILAYMCLKFRAESLNQQQLMDQLPKSIYKSICEQLFLPVVKDVYLFKGVSREGLLCLVTKMKPEYIPPREDVIVQDEAPDDVYVVVSGEVEAVRFDGIDERVEATLGARDIFGEASALSDRAQGFSFRTRTLSQLLRLKQATLKEAMQSRPADSVVIIKNFLKHQVEMHGMKVEDLLGENSSEQDDDANNVLTVAAMGNSGLLEDLLRAGKDADVGDAKGRTALHIAAAKGYEDCVLVLLKHACNVNIKDAQGNTALWHAVASGHHRIFNILYNFARVSSPRAGGDVLCLAARRNDVGALRELLRLGLDVDSEDHDGATALRVAMAEGHADAARFLIMNGASVDKAGLDGGGGSCPGGARLTMSPGELRELLRKRELGHQITIIDPPAAVPVPGGSSSGHSRQGRFPSASTDSARLPRVSIYKGHPFARTQSSEAGKLINLPATMEELRAIIREKLKVVDAEKALIVNDEGAEVDSIDVIRDNDKLFVVTEENLRRLVATGSVSASS, encoded by the exons ATGAAGATGAGCTCGGGCGGCTTTGAGAGCGCGAGCACGATCAGCGCCGGCGGCTCAGCCGGCTCGGGCTCCCGCAGCTCTGGCTGGGGCTCGGGCTCCTTCAACCTCCGGAACCTGTCCAAGGTCATCCTGCCGCCGCTCGGCGGGCCGTCCGGCCACAGCCAGTTCCACGCCGGCACCGACAAGTGGGTCATCTCGCCGCTCGACTCCAGATACAG GTGCTGGGAGACGTTCATGGTGGTCCTGGTGGCGTACTCGGCGTGGGTGTACCCGTTCGAGGTGGCGTTCATGAACGCGTCCCCCAAGGGCGGGCTCGAGGTGGCGGACATCGTCGTGGACCTCTTCTTCGCCGTCGACATCGTGCTCACCTTCTTCGTCGCCTACATCGACCCCAGGACCCAGCTCCTCGTCCGAGACAGGAAGAAGATTGCCCTCAG GTACCTGTCGACGTTCTTCATCATGGACGTGGCGTCGACGATCCCGTTCCAGGGCCTGGCCTACCTCATCACTGGCGAGGTCCGGGAGGGCGCCGCCTACAGCCTGCTCGGCGTGCTCCGCCTCTGGCGGCTCCGCAAGGTCAAGCAGTTCTTCACCAGGCTCGAGAAGGACATCCGCTTCAGCTACTTCTGGGTCCGCTGCGCGCGCCTCGTTGCG GTGACGCTGTTCCTGGTGCACTGCGCCGGCTGCCTCTACTACCTGATCGCCGACCGGTACCCGGACCGGGACAAGACGTGGATCGGCGCGGCGATCCCCAACTTCCGGCAGGCCAGCCTGCGGATCCGCTACATCTCCGCCATCTACTGGTCCATCACCACCATGACCACCGTCGGCTACGGCGACCTGCACGCCGAGAACACCGTCGAGATGCTCTTCAACATATTCTACATGCTCTTCAACCTCGGCCTCACCGCCTACCTCATCGGCAACATGACCAACCTCGTCGTCGAGGGCACCCGCCGCACCATGGAGTTC AGGAACAGCGTCAGGGCGGCGTCCAGCTTCGTGGGGCGGAACCGCCTGCCGCCGCGGCTGAAGCAGCAGATCCTGGCCTACATGTGCCTCAAGTTCAGGGCGGAGAGCCTGAACCAGCAGCAGCTCATGGACCAGCTGCCCAAGTCCATCTACAAGAGCATCTGCGAGCAGCTCTTCCTCCCGGTCGTCAAGGACGTCTACCTCTTCAAGGGCGTCTCCCGGGAAGGGTTGCTCTGCCTGGTCACCAAGATGAAGCCGGAGTACATCCCGCCGAGGGAGGACGTGATCGTGCAGGACGAGGCGCCGGACGACGTGTACGTCGTCGTCTCCGGCGAGGTGGAGGCCGTACGTTTCGACGGCATCGACGAGCGGGTGGAGGCCACGCTGGGGGCGCGGGACATCTTCGGCGAGGCGAGCGCGCTGAGCGACCGCGCGCAGGGCTTCTCGTTCCGGACGAGGACGCTCAGCCAGCTGCTGCGCCTGAAGCAGGCCACGCTCAAGGAGGCCATGCAGAGCAGGCCCGCGGACAGCGTCGTCATCATCAAGAACTTCCTCAAG CATCAGGTCGAGATGCATGGCATGAAGGTCGAGGACTTGCTGGGAGAGAACTCCAGCGAGCAGGACGACGATGCTAATAATGTGCTGACGGTGGCCGCGATGGGGAACAGCGGCTTGCTCGAGGACCTCCTCAGGGCCGGGAAGGACGCCGACGTCGGCGACGCCAAGGGCAGAACAGCATTG CACATCGCGGCGGCGAAGGGGTACGAGGACTGCGTGCTGGTGCTGCTCAAGCACGCGTGCAACGTGAACATCAAGGACGCGCAGGGCAACACGGCGCTGTGGCACGCCGTCGCGTCGGGGCACCACAGGATCTTCAACATCCTGTACAACTTCGCGCGCGTTTCCAGCccgcgcgccggcggcgacgtcCTGTGCCTCGCGGCGCGCCGCAACGACGTCGGAGCGCTCCGGGAGCTCCTCAGGCTCGGCCTGGACGTGGACTCGGAGGACCACGACGGCGCCACCGCGCTGCGCGTCGCGATGGCCGAGGGCCACGCCGACGCGGCCAGGTTCCTGATCATGAACGGGGCCAGCGTCGACAAGGCCggcctcgacggcggcggcggctcctgccccggcggcgcgcggctgacGATGTCGCCGGGCGAGCTGCGCGAGCTCCTGCGGAAGCGGGAGCTCGGCCACCAGATCACCATCATAGACCCGCCAGCGGCTGTCCCGGTGCCCGGCGGCTCGTCGTCGGGGCACAGCCGTCAGGGCAGGTTCCCGAGCGCAAGCACGGACAGCGCGCGCTTGCCTCGGGTGAGCATATACAAGGGCCACCCGTTCGCCAGGACCCAGAGCTCGGAAGCCGGCAAGCTGATCAACCTGCCCGCCACGATGGAAGAGCTCAGAGCCATCATCC GCGAGAAACTGAAAGTCGTCGACGCGGAGAAGGCGCTGATCGTGAACGACGAAGGAGCGGAGGTCGACTCCATCGACGTGATCCGGGACAACGACAAGCTGTTCGTGGTCACCGAAGAGAATCTGAGGAGGCTGGTAGCAACGGGATCGGTGTCCGCGTCGTCGTAG
- the LOC112887769 gene encoding potassium channel AKT2 isoform X2, translating into MDVASTIPFQGLAYLITGEVREGAAYSLLGVLRLWRLRKVKQFFTRLEKDIRFSYFWVRCARLVAVTLFLVHCAGCLYYLIADRYPDRDKTWIGAAIPNFRQASLRIRYISAIYWSITTMTTVGYGDLHAENTVEMLFNIFYMLFNLGLTAYLIGNMTNLVVEGTRRTMEFRNSVRAASSFVGRNRLPPRLKQQILAYMCLKFRAESLNQQQLMDQLPKSIYKSICEQLFLPVVKDVYLFKGVSREGLLCLVTKMKPEYIPPREDVIVQDEAPDDVYVVVSGEVEAVRFDGIDERVEATLGARDIFGEASALSDRAQGFSFRTRTLSQLLRLKQATLKEAMQSRPADSVVIIKNFLKHQVEMHGMKVEDLLGENSSEQDDDANNVLTVAAMGNSGLLEDLLRAGKDADVGDAKGRTALHIAAAKGYEDCVLVLLKHACNVNIKDAQGNTALWHAVASGHHRIFNILYNFARVSSPRAGGDVLCLAARRNDVGALRELLRLGLDVDSEDHDGATALRVAMAEGHADAARFLIMNGASVDKAGLDGGGGSCPGGARLTMSPGELRELLRKRELGHQITIIDPPAAVPVPGGSSSGHSRQGRFPSASTDSARLPRVSIYKGHPFARTQSSEAGKLINLPATMEELRAIIREKLKVVDAEKALIVNDEGAEVDSIDVIRDNDKLFVVTEENLRRLVATGSVSASS; encoded by the exons ATGGACGTGGCGTCGACGATCCCGTTCCAGGGCCTGGCCTACCTCATCACTGGCGAGGTCCGGGAGGGCGCCGCCTACAGCCTGCTCGGCGTGCTCCGCCTCTGGCGGCTCCGCAAGGTCAAGCAGTTCTTCACCAGGCTCGAGAAGGACATCCGCTTCAGCTACTTCTGGGTCCGCTGCGCGCGCCTCGTTGCG GTGACGCTGTTCCTGGTGCACTGCGCCGGCTGCCTCTACTACCTGATCGCCGACCGGTACCCGGACCGGGACAAGACGTGGATCGGCGCGGCGATCCCCAACTTCCGGCAGGCCAGCCTGCGGATCCGCTACATCTCCGCCATCTACTGGTCCATCACCACCATGACCACCGTCGGCTACGGCGACCTGCACGCCGAGAACACCGTCGAGATGCTCTTCAACATATTCTACATGCTCTTCAACCTCGGCCTCACCGCCTACCTCATCGGCAACATGACCAACCTCGTCGTCGAGGGCACCCGCCGCACCATGGAGTTC AGGAACAGCGTCAGGGCGGCGTCCAGCTTCGTGGGGCGGAACCGCCTGCCGCCGCGGCTGAAGCAGCAGATCCTGGCCTACATGTGCCTCAAGTTCAGGGCGGAGAGCCTGAACCAGCAGCAGCTCATGGACCAGCTGCCCAAGTCCATCTACAAGAGCATCTGCGAGCAGCTCTTCCTCCCGGTCGTCAAGGACGTCTACCTCTTCAAGGGCGTCTCCCGGGAAGGGTTGCTCTGCCTGGTCACCAAGATGAAGCCGGAGTACATCCCGCCGAGGGAGGACGTGATCGTGCAGGACGAGGCGCCGGACGACGTGTACGTCGTCGTCTCCGGCGAGGTGGAGGCCGTACGTTTCGACGGCATCGACGAGCGGGTGGAGGCCACGCTGGGGGCGCGGGACATCTTCGGCGAGGCGAGCGCGCTGAGCGACCGCGCGCAGGGCTTCTCGTTCCGGACGAGGACGCTCAGCCAGCTGCTGCGCCTGAAGCAGGCCACGCTCAAGGAGGCCATGCAGAGCAGGCCCGCGGACAGCGTCGTCATCATCAAGAACTTCCTCAAG CATCAGGTCGAGATGCATGGCATGAAGGTCGAGGACTTGCTGGGAGAGAACTCCAGCGAGCAGGACGACGATGCTAATAATGTGCTGACGGTGGCCGCGATGGGGAACAGCGGCTTGCTCGAGGACCTCCTCAGGGCCGGGAAGGACGCCGACGTCGGCGACGCCAAGGGCAGAACAGCATTG CACATCGCGGCGGCGAAGGGGTACGAGGACTGCGTGCTGGTGCTGCTCAAGCACGCGTGCAACGTGAACATCAAGGACGCGCAGGGCAACACGGCGCTGTGGCACGCCGTCGCGTCGGGGCACCACAGGATCTTCAACATCCTGTACAACTTCGCGCGCGTTTCCAGCccgcgcgccggcggcgacgtcCTGTGCCTCGCGGCGCGCCGCAACGACGTCGGAGCGCTCCGGGAGCTCCTCAGGCTCGGCCTGGACGTGGACTCGGAGGACCACGACGGCGCCACCGCGCTGCGCGTCGCGATGGCCGAGGGCCACGCCGACGCGGCCAGGTTCCTGATCATGAACGGGGCCAGCGTCGACAAGGCCggcctcgacggcggcggcggctcctgccccggcggcgcgcggctgacGATGTCGCCGGGCGAGCTGCGCGAGCTCCTGCGGAAGCGGGAGCTCGGCCACCAGATCACCATCATAGACCCGCCAGCGGCTGTCCCGGTGCCCGGCGGCTCGTCGTCGGGGCACAGCCGTCAGGGCAGGTTCCCGAGCGCAAGCACGGACAGCGCGCGCTTGCCTCGGGTGAGCATATACAAGGGCCACCCGTTCGCCAGGACCCAGAGCTCGGAAGCCGGCAAGCTGATCAACCTGCCCGCCACGATGGAAGAGCTCAGAGCCATCATCC GCGAGAAACTGAAAGTCGTCGACGCGGAGAAGGCGCTGATCGTGAACGACGAAGGAGCGGAGGTCGACTCCATCGACGTGATCCGGGACAACGACAAGCTGTTCGTGGTCACCGAAGAGAATCTGAGGAGGCTGGTAGCAACGGGATCGGTGTCCGCGTCGTCGTAG
- the LOC112886700 gene encoding uncharacterized protein LOC112886700 has product MGSSGGSSEHFLRQLSSSDGGGALQQEWECGGGSRRGSRRWSRKKARARGHRRGGGFCRAEEAAAAGRKRVMVVVDQSSGAKHAMMWALTHVASKGDFLTLLHVLPPQSGSGGGGADASALANSLGALCKACKPEVEVEALVIQGPKLSTVLSQVKKLEASVLVLSQRKPSPFCCFMRSSSEAFVEECISRAECLTLAVRRQSKGVGGYLISTRWQKNFWLLA; this is encoded by the exons ATGGGGAGCAGCGGGGGCAGCAGCGAGCACTTCCTGCGGCAGCTGAGCTCcagcgatggcggcggcgcgctgcAGCAGGAGTGggagtgcggcggcggcagcaggcgcgggTCGCGGCGCTGGtcccggaagaaggcgagggcccgcggccaccgccgcggcggcgggttctgccgggcggaggaggcggccgcggcggggcggaAGCGCGTCATGGTGGTGGTGGACCAGAGCTCCGGCGCCAAGCACGCCATGATGTGGGCGCTCACCCACGTCGCAAGCAAGGGCGACTTCCTCACCCTGCTCCACGTCCTGCCGCCGCagagcgggagcggcggcggcggggcggacgcCTCCGCGCTCGCCAACTCCCTCGGCGCGCTCTGCAAGGCCTGCAAGCCTGAG gtggaggtggaggcgcTTGTGATCCAGGGGCCCAAGCTGTCGACCGTCCTCAGCCAGGTGAAGAAGCTGGAGGCGTCCGTGCTCGTGCTCAGCCAACGCAAGCCCTCGCCTTTCTGCTG CTTCATGCGGAGCAGCAGCGAGGCGTTCGTGGAGGAGTGCATCAGCCGGGCGGAGTGCCTGACGCTGGCGGTGCGGCGGCAGAGCAAGGGCGTCGGCGGATACCTCATCAGCACCCGGTGGCAGAAGAACTTCTGGCTCCTGGcttga